Part of the Dethiobacter alkaliphilus AHT 1 genome, TCTGCAGATTGGTGCCAAAAAAGTCTTAAATATGGCTAGGTCCCCTGTTGCCGGGGCAACAGGGGACCCGGACTTTTATGCGTTAATTTGGTCGTTATCCAGGTTTGTAGAGTAGCCGAACTGAGCTTCCATAACGGTTAAGACTTGAGCTGCAACTAAAGCAAGAACTTGCTGAGCATTTTGGTTAACTACTTTTTGATTTATAACACTGGCTAAAAATACATCTGGCATTTTATTTCCTCCTTATAATTTAAATGTTTATCTGCGCAGGACGCTGCGTAGCGCCCTAATCTGATCCAATCTGGTGGCACCTTCGCCCCTGGCTGAGGACAAGTTCTCCAGGCACTCAAAAGGTTCTGCGTTTGGCAGATTATCGTCGGTTTCAATTCCGTGACCGTCTACGCTGAGATCCAGGGGATTAAACTTTTTCCCGTCGATGGTCAGGCCGCCTTTGTTAAACCCGATTTTCAAGGTACATGCTCCTTTCTCATAGATTTACGTGCCGACTATATCTGAATCATCGTTGGTTGCAAAGCCAAACTGGGCCTCCATAATGTTAGATAACTGAGCGGCAACGATGGTCAGGACCTGCTGAGCGTTTTGGTTAACTGCTTTCTGGTTAATCACATAGGCCTGAAATACATCGGCATTTGCAGGTATGATATGGTGGGCGTGTCTGGGTTTTTTGCCGTACTGATGTTGAAACGCGAAACTCCTCATGCATATAGCTCCTTTCTTAGGTTGTGACAGCGAAAACTTATTTGTGGCTATTAAGCTACGTATTAATGATATCGCTGTCGTCGTTGGTAGCAAAACCAAACTGAGCCTCAATGATGTTGGACACCTGTGCTGCAACTAATACAAGTACTTGCTGGGCGTTTTGGTTTACCGCCTTTTGATTAATTACGCTTGCCAAAAAAAGATCGCCGGGGATTTGTTGTCTTTGGTTGGACATTTGTTCACCTCCTGATTAATGTATAATATGACAACGGGTATAGATTCTGTGATATAATCAGTTGCTGTTTAATGTCTGTGCCTAGGTCATGATTAGGCGATATCATAGTATGCTAATAGAAGATAAATTGTTAATAGTTTAATGTTCTGCATGCTGATTTTTTATTAAATAAGGCATAAATTAATCATGCCCGGCCTTACAGATTGCAAAGCAAAAGCAGTACGCTTTTCCACGTTGGAGGCATTATGTCGCGAACTTAATTGTCAGCCCGGTGATTTGCTTGAATATCAGCCGGATGAGTAAAGGATATCAACACTCTATTGGCGAAGAACCCAACAGGTGGTTTATCCTGTACTGTGAGGAGTGAGAGTTATGGAATCTCTTAGTTTTCTGGCGCCCATTGCTTTTATTTTTGGTTTAGCCGGCTTTGCGGAAGCATCCCGGCTGAAAAAGGACGTGGCGGAGCTAAAAGCTGAAGTTGAGAAATTAAAAAACAAATAACCTGGGATAACAAATATCGGTCCCGGGACGGAGAAAAGTCCGTTCCCGGGACCGTTTTTGTTTAATGGTTATGGATGTAAACTATAAGCAGAAGTCTACAACTACGGTGGTTTTGATAACAGTGAAAAGACTGTTATAATAGCCATAACAAGTCTTAAGGAGTTGATGTTCTTGCAGCCAATTTTTGAAGTTGTCACCAATAAGTCTTTTGGCGAAGCGGTGGATGCTGTCATTGAAAGAACCAAGGCAAACGGTTTCAGGGTGCTTCATGTTCATGATGTACAGGCTACGTTGGCAGAAAAGAACTTTGAGCAGGAACCGCTTAAGATTATAGAGGTCTGCAATGCAAAATATGCTCATACGGCGCTGCAAATCGAAGTGACCGTCAGCCTGCTGATGCCCTGTCGGATTAATGTGTATGTAACGGAAGGCAAAACAGTCATCAGCACAGTTAAACCCCGTTCTCTGGCAGGAATATTTAATAAGCCGGAGCTGCAAAGTTTCGCGGAGGATGTTGAGGAAGTTTTGCTCAGGATTATTGATGAAAGTAAATAGGAGCTGTATGTTGTGGCTAAAGAAGAACTGGCAGAGATTAAAGAGCGAATACAGGATTTGAAAAAAAGAATGCCCAAGCACTCTGTAAAACCGGCCATGCTGCAGGAGTTGGAGGAATTGGAGGAAAGGCTGGCTGAGTTGGAACGAGATTAATTAGGCCGTGGACTAAGCGCCATGGCTTTTTTAATATCTGGCCCTACATAAATCGGCCTGGGTTTGAATAAAGGTTACTATATTCAAACCCGGGGGTGCTTATGAAGATTTTAGTGATTACAGGTAAAATTGTGCTGACTGTGGTTGTTGTCTTCGTCCTGACCTTTGTCGCTGTAATGGTGCTGGGCTTATTGGGTTCGGTGCTGTCCGGTCAGATGGATCCTGCACAATTTGTGCAGCTGCCGCTGGTTAACAGGCTGCTGCTGATTATTTCCACTGCTGTGAATATTGGGGCCGTACTTATTATGTATTACTTATTTGAACGAAAACGGGGCTGGTCATTGGGATGGCGGCAAAGAGAACGTTGGCGGCTGGGAAAGGAAGGCGCAATTTGGGGTATAGGAATCATGACGGCGGCTTTTATGGTTATCTGGGCCCTCGGTGGGCTGCAGGTAACCGGCTTTACACTGGAATCAGGTGTAATTGATGCGCTGTTGTTCTCTGTGGTTTTGTTTGCAGTTGTGGCTGTAGGTGAGGAACTGTTGTGCCGCGGGTACTGGTATGGATTGATTAAAAATGATTTTGGATCGCAGGCGGCTATTGTTGGTACCTCTGTTGTGTTTGCGGCGCTTCATTTGATGAACAGCAACGTGCTGCAAAGCCCGGTGCCCTTTATTAATTTGCTTTTGGCTGGGGTGCTCTTGGGTGTGGCCAGGGAAGTGACCGGTGGTTTATGGGTGCCCATGGGTATCCATTTTACCTGGAACCTTTTTCAGGGAAATATCTTTGGCTTTGCCGTTTCCGGTTTGCAGATTGAGCATTCAGTAATCCAGATTGAAACCGCAGGTTCTCAGCTTCTTTCCGGCGGTGGGTTCGGCGCTGAAGGGAGCCTGGTTACCACTGCCATATTGGTGGCCTTTACCTTGGTGATTGCCCGTAAGTATCAAAATGACGTGATTTATAAAAGATGATAATATCAAAAGGAAATATTAACGAAAATAAGGAAGCATATAGGTTATGATAATAGGAAAGCACGCTTATTCAGTTACCTTAGGCGCGTGCTTTTCGATACCGGTTTCCTTAGCAGCTTCGCAAACTGCGAAGCGTTATAATTTACTACCGGTATTAAAAAAAACAGACAAGGGAACCGTCCTTGTGTCTGGTGAAAGGAGTAGGCCGTGGATACAATTTTAAGAAGACGCAGTATTCGCAAATATAAGGACAAGCCGGTGCCGGAGCAGGTGGTGTATGAACTGCTCAGGGCAGGCATGAATGCGCCGTCGGCAGGAAATGCACAACCCTGGCATTTTGTGGTGATCAGGGACCGTAAGATTTTAGATGCCGTCCCCGAATTTCACCCCTATTCCGGGATGATCAGGGAAGCGCCCATGGCCATTTTGGTCTGCGGCGATTTGCGGGAGGAAAAGTATCCGGGATATTGGGTACAGGATTGTTCAGCAGCGACCCAGAATATTTTGCTGGCGGCTCAGGATCGTGGGTTGGGTACGGTTTGGTTGGGAATGTACCCGCGGGAGGAGCGGGTATTGGCAATGCGCAAACTTCTGGGCATGCCCGAAGAGGTGATACCCCTTTCCCTTATTCCTGTGGGGTATCCTGCGGAAAAGAAAGGACCGGCAGACCGGTTTTTACCGGAGCGGGTCCATTATGACGGGTGGAATAAATCCGGTTAATCGATTTGATAATGTAAACAGTACAGCAAAGGCGCCGGTTGAAGCGCCTTTCCCTATGGAGAGATGAGATGACTGACAGAAATAAAGGTATTTTACTTATGATTGCTTCATCTGTTTTTTTTGCCCTGATGGCCACTCTGGTGCGGCTTTCCGGAGATTTACCCACCATGGAAAAAGTGTTTTTTCGTAATGTGGTGGGTTTTGCCGTCTCCGCATTTTTGATCTTGAGAAGCAGGGGGAGTTTTTGGGGCGTGGATAAAAGAGCTTTGTTTATCCGGGCTTTCTTTGGCTTTGTGGCCTTGGTTTTTTATTTTTATGCCATTGACAACCTGCCTTTGGCAAACGCGGTAATCCTAAATCAGACCAGTCCGTTTTTTGTCCTGATTCTGGCCTTTCTCTGGTTGAGGGAAAAAATACGCAAACCCCAGTGGGTGGCCATAATTTTTGCCCTCTTTGGTGTGTCGCTGATTGTGCAGCCGGGATTGGACTATGAGCTGTTTCCCGCCATTATCGGTCTTTTGTCGGCGGTGCTGGCGGCGGCGGCCTATGCCGCAGTGAGGCATTTGCGCCTGACAGATCAGCCTCAGACCATAGTTTTTTATTTTACCGGCTTTACTACCCTGGCCACATTGCCCTTTTTAATTTTCGGTGAATTTGTTATGCCTGATTTGTTTCAGTTTCTGGCCCTTTTGGGGGTGGGAATAACTGCCACCATTGCGCAATTTTTGATGACCTATGCGTACCGCTATTGTGAGGCAGGGGAATTGTCCATTTATGCCTACGGCAATACCATTACCGCCATGTTTTTGGGTTTGCTGATCTTCGGGGAGCTTCCCGACATTGTCAGCCTGCTGGGAGTCACCTTTGTGCTGTTTGGCGCTTATCTCAATTACTACTCCAAACAGAGCCAAATTGTCCCTGAAAGCGGGGAGCGGGACTGCAGCTAAAAAGAAGAGACGGTTTCATAACAGCAACGTTTCAGTTATAATAGAGGCAGACAAAGTTTGGCGTTGGTACATCAAACTTTGGGAGGGAGAGCTTTGATTCCTCGTAAGCAATATGTTGTTGAGCGTCCCGGATACGAAGTAAATGAAGAAGAGTACCGCCGTTTTCCTGTGCATAGGCAGGCTTTTGTTACGGTGAGCGAAGAAGACACCGGAGAAAAGGTTTACATGGGATGGATTGAAAAGATGCAGGCCAGTGCGCAAAAGAATATGATGCGCAATCTGTCCGGCAGAACTGTGGTGGATTACGCTGTTAACTTTGGCGCCAATACCGTTAACCTTATTTTAGGGGAATACGGATTTCCCAACAGTCACTTTCTTAAATGGGATCCGCTTTATATTCCGGAGCCCATGACAGAGCATCCGGTGGAGATGGAACCGGAAAAGCTGACAAAGCTGGTTAAGGAAACATCAGAACTATATGGCGCAGATTTAGTGGGCGTGACTGAATTAGACGAGAAGTGGGTCTATTCTGAAGACCATCTCTCCAAACCGTTTGTCTTTGCCGATACCCCAAGGCCCCGGGAAACAGAAGAAGCTTTTGAGATCCCCAAATCAGTTAACCGTGCCATTGTCATAGCTGTGGCCATGGATGCAAAGATGATTGAAACATCGCCGGAAGTAACTGCAAGCACCTCAGTTGCTGTGGGCTATTCCAGGATGGGGATTACCGCTGTTTCTTTGGCTGAATTCATTCGTTCTCTGGGCTATGTTGCCATTCCCTGCATGAATGACACCACCATGAGTATACCGCTGGCCATTGATGCTGGCTTGGGAGAAGTGGGCCGGCATGGCCTTTTGATAACTCCGGAATTTGGCTCTAATGTGCGTTTGTGTAAGGTACTTACCAATATGCCGCTAATCCCGGATCAGCCCATTAATATGGGCCTTACTGAGTTTTGCCATCAGTGCATGCTTTGTGCGGTTCACTGCCCGGCAAATGCCATCACCAAAGAAAATCCCTCCTTTAGCGGGGTTTGCGAGAACAACAATTCTGGTGTGAAAAAGTGGCAGGTCCGTTCCAGCGACTGTCTGCGTTTCTGGCAGCAAAACGGTGCCGATTGCATAAACTGCATCGCAGTATGTCCGTTTACCTACGGCTATGAATGGTCACAATGCATGGAGTGTGTCCGTTGTGATACAACCCACGGCTGTGCATTGCACATTACCACCCATTTGCGGGAGAAGCACGGTTATGTCAAAGATGCATACTGGTGGGAGCGACCCACAATAAACCCCTTGACAAGAAAAGGATTATAATGACGGGCCGGTTATTCCGGCCTTGTTTTTTTTGTCCGGAAAAAGACCATACTATGGGCAAAGGGTAAAGGGAGTTGAAATATGGTGCGCAAAATAATTGCTTTGATATTTGTTCTGGCCCTGGTGGCAGTGGGCTGTCCGCAGCAGGCGGAGCCGGAACCCGAAGCTGTAACGGAAAACGTTACGCTATATTACGGTAGCGAGGGTAATGAAGAACTGGTCACCGAAGAGCGGGAAATATCTTACCGTGAGGGTGAGGACCGCTACCAGGTTGTGTTGGAAGAGTTAATTGCCGGCCCGGAGACTGAGGGCTATACCGCAAATATCCCAGAGGAAACAGAGGTTTACGGTACTATTTTGCAAAATGATTCATTGCTGGTTAACTTCAGCGAAGAATTTACGAACTTTGGCGGCAGTGTGGCGGAAGTGGTGGCCATTGCTTCTGTGGTCAACACGCTGACTCAGTTTGAAGAAATAGAACGGGTGAAAATCCTTGCTGAGGGGGAAGAACTAATTGCTCCCAGCGGTGAGCGGCGCGGGTTCATGGAGCCCTTTGCCACAGAAATAACTCCGCCGGCAGTTCAGCAAACGGTGATACTGTATTTTGCCCGTCCTGATGCCACCGCCGTTGTGCCGGAGGAGCGGGAAATATCATTGCCGCAGGAAGCGGAATTTGCACAGCAGCTTGAACTTGTGCTGGAAGAATTGATTGCCGGCCCCCAGCGTGAAGATTTAAGCCCAACCATCCCTGCTGAGGTCAGTGTGCTGAACGTGGACGTGGCGGAAAATACCGCCACAGTGAATTTCTCAGAGGAAATGCACACCGAACATACCGGAGGTGCTGCGGGAGAAACAATGACCATCCTTTCCATTGTTAATACCCTCACCGAATTTCCGGAAGTTGAAGATGTGCTGATGCAGGTGGAGGGCGAACCGATGAATATCGAGCACGTAATACTGGATGCACCGGTACAGCGCAATGAA contains:
- a CDS encoding nitroreductase family protein, producing the protein MDTILRRRSIRKYKDKPVPEQVVYELLRAGMNAPSAGNAQPWHFVVIRDRKILDAVPEFHPYSGMIREAPMAILVCGDLREEKYPGYWVQDCSAATQNILLAAQDRGLGTVWLGMYPREERVLAMRKLLGMPEEVIPLSLIPVGYPAEKKGPADRFLPERVHYDGWNKSG
- a CDS encoding GerMN domain-containing protein, with the translated sequence MVRKIIALIFVLALVAVGCPQQAEPEPEAVTENVTLYYGSEGNEELVTEEREISYREGEDRYQVVLEELIAGPETEGYTANIPEETEVYGTILQNDSLLVNFSEEFTNFGGSVAEVVAIASVVNTLTQFEEIERVKILAEGEELIAPSGERRGFMEPFATEITPPAVQQTVILYFARPDATAVVPEEREISLPQEAEFAQQLELVLEELIAGPQREDLSPTIPAEVSVLNVDVAENTATVNFSEEMHTEHTGGAAGETMTILSIVNTLTEFPEVEDVLMQVEGEPMNIEHVILDAPVQRNEELIEEE
- a CDS encoding reductive dehalogenase — its product is MIPRKQYVVERPGYEVNEEEYRRFPVHRQAFVTVSEEDTGEKVYMGWIEKMQASAQKNMMRNLSGRTVVDYAVNFGANTVNLILGEYGFPNSHFLKWDPLYIPEPMTEHPVEMEPEKLTKLVKETSELYGADLVGVTELDEKWVYSEDHLSKPFVFADTPRPRETEEAFEIPKSVNRAIVIAVAMDAKMIETSPEVTASTSVAVGYSRMGITAVSLAEFIRSLGYVAIPCMNDTTMSIPLAIDAGLGEVGRHGLLITPEFGSNVRLCKVLTNMPLIPDQPINMGLTEFCHQCMLCAVHCPANAITKENPSFSGVCENNNSGVKKWQVRSSDCLRFWQQNGADCINCIAVCPFTYGYEWSQCMECVRCDTTHGCALHITTHLREKHGYVKDAYWWERPTINPLTRKGL
- a CDS encoding DUF302 domain-containing protein, encoding MFLQPIFEVVTNKSFGEAVDAVIERTKANGFRVLHVHDVQATLAEKNFEQEPLKIIEVCNAKYAHTALQIEVTVSLLMPCRINVYVTEGKTVISTVKPRSLAGIFNKPELQSFAEDVEEVLLRIIDESK
- a CDS encoding DMT family transporter, giving the protein MTDRNKGILLMIASSVFFALMATLVRLSGDLPTMEKVFFRNVVGFAVSAFLILRSRGSFWGVDKRALFIRAFFGFVALVFYFYAIDNLPLANAVILNQTSPFFVLILAFLWLREKIRKPQWVAIIFALFGVSLIVQPGLDYELFPAIIGLLSAVLAAAAYAAVRHLRLTDQPQTIVFYFTGFTTLATLPFLIFGEFVMPDLFQFLALLGVGITATIAQFLMTYAYRYCEAGELSIYAYGNTITAMFLGLLIFGELPDIVSLLGVTFVLFGAYLNYYSKQSQIVPESGERDCS
- a CDS encoding CPBP family intramembrane glutamic endopeptidase: MKILVITGKIVLTVVVVFVLTFVAVMVLGLLGSVLSGQMDPAQFVQLPLVNRLLLIISTAVNIGAVLIMYYLFERKRGWSLGWRQRERWRLGKEGAIWGIGIMTAAFMVIWALGGLQVTGFTLESGVIDALLFSVVLFAVVAVGEELLCRGYWYGLIKNDFGSQAAIVGTSVVFAALHLMNSNVLQSPVPFINLLLAGVLLGVAREVTGGLWVPMGIHFTWNLFQGNIFGFAVSGLQIEHSVIQIETAGSQLLSGGGFGAEGSLVTTAILVAFTLVIARKYQNDVIYKR